One genomic region from Rosa rugosa chromosome 1, drRosRugo1.1, whole genome shotgun sequence encodes:
- the LOC133724649 gene encoding uncharacterized protein LOC133724649 codes for MGKENLSEAEVGVSEEGGSPRQSDYLGTHPRHSLDKDAGLPTCRVCHCAESDKRGDAALEFLGITPPLQEACISHREVNPDSNIALKGAESYSSVKKNVGNEPRFLEFIGPDGEVFICSADLEMGSCQHQDTLLELGCSCKNDLALVHYSCALKWFINHGSTVCEICGRVSKNIRATDFKKVLLSLKEYESLRERTASGQTDPPHANTSTGVDPDAVAAIRRQRLSEISLWFSPHNNGNVNNNTNDNSVALSQVASEEPQNTAVVPAENVATKWAMEATAILLATGLLTVTIVWLLAPHVGKKTARSGLHILLGGICALTVVVFFRFFVLTRIKYGPARYWAILFVFWFLVFGIWASRTHGAHKT; via the exons ATGGGCAAGGAAAACTTATCAGAAGCTGAGGTTGGAGTCAGTGAGGAAGGTGGCTCACCTAGACAGAGTGATTATCTAGGGACTCACCCACGCCATAGTCTTGACAAGGATGCCGGACTGCCAACTTGTCGTGTGTGCCATTGCGCTGAATCTGACAAAAGGGGAGATGCAGCATTAGAGTTCTTGGGTATCACTCCTCCTTTACAAGAAGCATGCATAAGCCACAGGGAAGTAAATCCTGACAGCAATATAGCCCTGAAAGGTGCTGAAAGTTATAGTTCTGTCAAGAAAAATGTTGGAAATGAACCTAGGTTTTTGGAGTTTATAGGCCCTGATGGAGAAGTTTTCATTTGTAGTGCTGATTTAGAAATGGGTTCATGTCAGCATCAAGACACTTTACTGGAGCTTGGTTGCTCTTGCAAAAATGACCTTGCTCTAGTACACTATTCATGCGCACTCAAATGGTTTATCAACCATGGGTCCACTGTTTGTGAAATCTGTGGACGTGTTTCAAAGAATATCAGAGCTACAGATTTCAAAAAGGTTCTTCTTTCATTGAAAGAGTATGAATCATTGAGGGAAAGAACTGCTAGTGGGCAAACTGATCCGCCACATGCCAATACAAGTACAGGTGTAGATCCGGATGCTGTAGCTGCTATTCGAAGGCAACGGCTGAGTGAGATTTCCCTGTGGTTCAGTCCACATAATAATGGTAACGTTAACAATAATACAAATGACAATTCTGTTGCACTTTCACAAGTTGCATCAGAAGAACCTCAGAATACTGCGGTTGTCCCTGCTGAAAATGTTGCAACCAAATGGGCTATGGAAGCTACTGCTATTCTGCTTGCCACAGGGCTGCTTACCGTTACTATAGTGTGGCTTTTAGCTCCTCATGTTGGGAAG AAAACTGCCAGAAGTGGTCTTCATATTCTCCTGGGAGGAATTTGTGCTTTAACAGTTGTGGTTTTCTTTCGATTT TTTGTGCTCACAAGAATCAAGTATGGACCGGCACGTTACTGGGCAATATTGTTTGTCTTTTGGTTTCTCGTATTTGGAATTTGGGCTTCACGCACACATGGCGCGCACAAAACATAA
- the LOC133726110 gene encoding L-type lectin-domain containing receptor kinase IX.1-like: MNSLSSALYTPWNTSLHSADTADVLISYNGTTRNLSVSWTYQTTPNSQGKSSLSYQVDLATVLPQSVTVGFSASTGSSGYFGLARLKDFDPSYSEKLLLERRQLTVSKKNILLEWLLSAVDERLYMAFDKKQVAFDDCWHVVRSSG; the protein is encoded by the exons ATGAACTCACTTTCTTCTGCCCTGTACACCCCTTGGAATACTAGCCTACATAGTGCAGATACTGCTGATGTATTGATTTCTTACAATGGAACTACTAGGAACTTGAGTGTTTCTTGGACTTATCAAACAACCCCCAACTCTCAAGGGAAAAGTAGTCTTTCTTACCAAGTTGATCTGGCTACTGTTTTGCCACAGTCGGTCACAGTTGGATTTTCAGCTTCTACTGGTAGTAGTGGTTATTTTGGGTTAGCTCGGCTTAAGGATTTTGATCCCTCATACAGCGAG AAATTGCTACTGGAAAGACGGCAGTTAACAGTTTCGAAGAAAAATATCTTGCTAGAGTGGCTTCTCTCAGCTGTTGATGAAAGATTGTATATGGCTTTTGACAAGAAACAGGTAGCGTTTGATGATTGTTGGCATGTGGTGCGCTCATCTGGATAG
- the LOC133724651 gene encoding uncharacterized protein LOC133724651 translates to MANASPFAPSFPRNYLLTPTPPSSRPLLPHTLYHAAAAAAHPISSSSSSVNALGKNYHYHSVPRRATTTCKASEVSSSSVAEASSENWVPVVPLAALPKGERRVIVQDGEAILLLWYKDQVFAIENRSPAEGAYTEGLLNAKLTQDGCIVCPSTDSTFDLRTGAIKEWYPKNPVLRALTPALRTLYVYPAKTDEKNIYISLEPGTVNSDAAAEIVFSGKAQPGVTASDVNIEEVKMVVDEGLEGGAFGFTMRNEIINGKAATIGFLLLLDFELLTGKGLLKGTGFLDFIYSVSNALQ, encoded by the exons ATGGCCAACGCCTCACCCTTCGCCCCCTCATTTCCCCGTAATTACCTCCTTACCCCTACCCCTCCATCTTCCCGCCCTCTCCTCCCCCACACTCTTTACCATGCTGCCGCTGCTGCTGCTCATCCCATCTCATCGTCATCGTCATCCGTTAATGCACTAGGAAAGAATTACCATTACCATTCTGTCCCTCGACGAGCAACGACGACGTGCAAGGCGTCGGAGGTGTCGTCGTCCTCTGTTGCCGAAGCGTCCTCGGAGAACTGGGTGCCGGTGGTGCCGCTGGCGGCGCTGCCCAAGGGCGAGCGGCGCGTGATAGTTCAGGACGGAGAGGCCATACTGTTGCTCTGGTACAAAGACCAAGTCTTCGCCATTGAGAATCGCTCACCGGCCGAAGGAGCTTACACTGAGGGCCTCCTCAATGCCAAGCTCACTCAG GATGGGTGTATAGTGTGCCCATCAACTGATAGCACATTTGATCTGCGGACTGGTGCCATTAAGGAATGGTACCCCAAAAACCCGGTGCTGAGAGCTCTCACACCGGCTTTGAGGACTCTTTATGTTTATCCTGCCAAGACTGATGAAAAGAACATCTACATTAGCCTCGAACCCGGCACCGTAAATTCTGATGCAGCTGCCGAGATTGTGTTCAGTGGCAAGGCTCAACCTGGTGTCACTGCTTCGGATGTCAATATCGAGGAG GTGAAAATGGTGGTTGATGAGGGCTTAGAAGGAGGGGCTTTTGGTTTCACAATGAGGAATGAAATAATAAATGGGAAGGCAGCTACGATTGGGTTCCTCCTGTTATTAGATTTTGAGCTCTTGACTGGTAAAGGTCTTCTTAAGGGAACTGGCTTCTTGGACTTTATTTATTCTGTCTCAAATGCTCTCCAGTAG
- the LOC133724650 gene encoding uncharacterized protein At1g10890, which translates to MGRSISKSPSRGRSRRDRSRSPYSSRRNRSSVSPRRRRSRSPSYRRRKSRSPTPRRRRRHRTKSSSPSPPPKSATPPPPRLTTTERKNAKKEEEEKARLLLEAELRRLEEETAQRIEEAIRKNVEERLGSDDVKLQVERRIEEGRKKLLEDVQAQLQREKEAALNEARQKQEQARKEREELDKMLEENRRRVEEAQRREALELQTKEEERYRELELIQRQKEEAARRKKMEEEEEHARLMKLSRWLSQRGFRITSTTQF; encoded by the exons ATGGGACGGAGCATATCGAAGTCGCCGTCGAGAGGAAGAAGCCGAAGGGATCGAAGCCGCTCACCCTACTCCTCCAG AAGGAACCGTTCTAGTGTCTCTCCCCGTCGCCGGAGAAGCCGGTCGCCCAGTTACAGGCGCCGTAAGAGCCGGTCTCCGACGCCGAGACGACGTCGTAGGCATAGAACTAAGAGCAGCTCTCCGTCTCCTCCACCCAAGTCTgcaactcctcctcctcctcgtctgACCACAACTGAACGGAAAAATGCCaagaaagaggaggaagaaaaggCCAG GCTACTACTGGAGGCGGAGCTGAGGAGGTTAGAGGAAGAGACTGCGCAGAGAATAGAGGAAGCGATTCGGAAAAATGTAGAGGAGAGGCTGGGTTCTGATGATGTTAAGTTACAAGTAGAGAGGCGGATAGAGGAAGGTCGGAAGAAGCTGCTTGAGGATGTTCAAGCTCAACttcaaagagaaaaggaagCTGCTCTTAATGAAGCAAGACAGAAACAA GAACAAGCtcggaaagagagagaggagcttgATAAGATGCTAGAGGAGAATAGGAGGAGGGTGGAAGAGGCTCAGAGAAGAGAAGCTCTGGAACTGCAGACCAAAGAGGAGGAACGCTATCGGGAGTTGGAGCTGATTCAGAGGCAGAAAGAAGAGGCTGCaaggagaaaaaaaatggaagaggaagaagaacatGCACGCCTGATGAAGTTGTCTA GGTGGTTATCACAAAGAGGTTTCAGAATAACATCAACCACACAATTCTGA